In Pontiella agarivorans, the genomic window GCCCGATACATTACCGGATCCGTTTCCCTCATGGATGGAATCACCGGAAAAAGCAGAGGTTTGAGATGACACCGTCCATCCCAGCGGCGGAGCCGCGAAAAAACGGAAGCACCCTCTTGTTTGAGATCAGAGAACCTGACACGCCTCTGGTGATGTGGGAACGGGATATCCCCGGAGACGTCGTGAAACAAATTCAGACGTGGCTGAGTACCGGAGACTGCTGTGTGGAAGAGGAAATCCATGTGGATCAGATGGATGTCCGGGGGCTGCTTGCCGCCCGGCTCGCAGAGAACGGATGGAGCGAAAATTCAAAAACCGGTAACTGGCTGATCGACGATCTGACCGATCTGGTCTACCGCTTCAGCGAAGTGGCCGATACTTGCTCACTGCTTTTCAGGCTCGAATCACTCCGGGATTCCGCTTGTTGCAAATTCCACACAGACTACCTGACGCTTCGGATGCTTTGTACTTATTTCGGCCCCGGGACCGAGTGGGCTCCCGAAGAAGCCGTGTGCCATGAGGAAATCGGATGCACCGCAGACTCCACAGCGGCCGCCAACCGACGCATCATTCCAAATCCAGAAACCATTCAGCGAACAGCTTCCGGCACGGTTCTTCTATTCAAAGGAAATCGCTACCCCGGAACAGAAGGCCGTGGACTGGTACACCGATCCGCTCCGGTTTCAGCCCCCCATCATACCCGCCTGCTGCTTCGCATTGACCCCGTGCAGGCCGGACTCTGAAAACGGATTATATTTCGGCCTCTGCCCATGAGTTCATAACGGCGTCACGGAGATGATGACTTTCGTGCACAACGATGTTGATCGGGGCACCCCGGAACAGGTCCGCCCTGTTTACCGACCGAATACGGTCAATAAAATACATTCCAGAGAAACAGGCCTTGAGGCTGGGCGGTTCGCACCACCGCCGTCCGTTTACCATGAGCCAAAATTTCGTTGATAATTTCGGGCTCGCGACGACCGATCCCGACATCGATCAGAATGCCCGCCAGACTGCGAACCATTTTATACAGAAAACCGCTGCCCCGCACCGCGAGCGTAATATCAGCACCCTGTTTGCGTACACTGAAAGAGTGAATAGTACGTACCGTTCCGTGGAGCTCGCGCTTCGGGTTGACGGAAAACGGGGCAAAATCATGATCCCCCACCAGCAGTGCAGCCGCAGTGCGCATGCGTTCGACATCAAGCGGCCGTGCTTCCTGCAGACGGTACAGACGCTTGGTCGGCGGAACAATCTGACCGTTGTAGATGAAATAGCGATATTCTTTTCCAACCGCGCCGAAACGTGCATGAAAATCGTCGGGTACCACTTTGAACGACGTCACGCGAATATCGCGATCCAGCTGCGCATTAATCCCGCGCATAAAATATCGGGTATCCACTTTTTTCGGCAGAACAAAATGCGCCACCTGCGCACGGGCATGCACCCCGGCATCGGTCCGGCCGGAAGATTCCACGCGAACATGCTTCTGCTCCGTCATTCCGGCCAGCAGCCGTTCAAGTTCACCCTGCACGGTCCGATGATCAGGTTGAACCTGCCAGCCGGAATAGTTGGTGCCGTCGTAAGAAACCGTAATTTTATAGCGTGTAGACATAAGGCCGCATAACTTCCAATCATTGGAAGCAATGGGCAAGTTTTTTTCCTCCTCATGCACGATCGATACATTTAGCTTAACCTTCATGAAACCCATCCTGCTTCCACTTGCTATACTTGCCCTCACTTCAGCTGCGGCAGCCAAAGATGCATTCTACATCTGGCAGCAGCACTGGAACAGCAACGTGGTACATGCCGTCACCCGGGAATCGCCGACCACATTCTACCCCATCGTCACCGAAATTCCGGCGGCCGGACAAAGCCCGTTAATCCCGGTTCCCTGGGCACAGCTTAAGCAGACCGGACACACCTTCATACCGGTCATCCGTGTTCCGCTCAGTGCCTTCAACCGCAGCGATCTTGACACCGAACTGCTCCGCCTCTGCACAGAACTCTCGGACTTTCATGAACTGCAATTCGACCTCGATTGCCCGGAAAGCCGTCTTTCGGAATATGCCGATCTGCTTAAAAAAATCAGGTCGCACCTGACCGGAACAGCACTATCCGTTACCGCATTGCCGGCCCATCTGGGCAACCGCGATTTTGAGCGCGTTGCATTAAACTGCGACTATTATGTCCTGCAGGTCCACGGTCTCGACGTCCCCGATCATATCCACCGGCAAGCAGAACTGATGAATTTCGCGACCGCCGAACAGGCGGTCCGCCGTGCCGAAAAGCTCGGCCATCCCTATGCCATTGCCCTGCCCTGCTACGCCTACGAACTGAATTTTGATCCGGACACCGGCCGGTTTCTCCATCTGACCGCCGAAGGCCCCGCCGGAAAGCGGAGCACCATAAAACGCCGGATCGCCGCCCGGCCGCGCGATCTGATCCGGCTGATTCAGCAGTTCCCTTCTCTGCAACATGCGCGCAACCTCATCTGGTTCCGGCTCCCGGTTCCGGGCGACCGGCTCTGTCTGCCTCGCCCTGCACTCACCGAAATCCAGCACGGCAGCATCCCGCAGAACAAGTTGACCTGCACCTGCATCCCCATCAGTGCAACCACGTTTGAAATCGGACTGTTGAACGGCAATGTCATTCATGCACACGAAGCCGAACTCACCCTGACCTGGAACAATCCACGAGGAATGTACGACCTCTACCGCACCGTTACTTCCCCCGAAAAACAGGCCGGTCAGCTGCCCGCCACACTCCAGGTTCCCGTTCCCGCTCCGGGATCACAGATCAAAGTCGGCTGGTTCTCCGCCGAACAATTCCCGCTCATCGAGGTACATTTGAAATGATTAAACGACTTTATCTCCTCTTGATGGCTGCAGTGCCTGTTTTCGCATGCGGCCCCTATTTTCCATCGAGTTATCTCAGCGATTACAACGACCGCTTTGAGGCCGACTTGAATCCGGCCGTCGAACTCGAACTGATTGCGTTGGAATACCATCTGATCGATGAAGCCCCGTTCCCGGACGGAACATACACCACGCTGCAGGCGGAAAAGCTGGATTTCACGAAAAAGGCCGAACAACTCGGCGGTCAGGAATGGCTGACCGATTATATGGCCTATGCAAAATCGGTACGGGCCGCGGAAACAAACGTTCCAGCCCCCGCAGTACCGAACCATTTACAGGAATTCACCCTCTATCTTGAAGGCACTGCGGAATTCCGGGCCGATGAAAAGGTTACCTTTCCGCAGGCCTGGCGGGAACTGCTCGCGCTCGACGTCAGCAACCGCCTTTATCGCACCGAATGGGTGTATTACATGCGGGGCAATCTCGCCGGTGCTCACGGAATGCCGGAACAGGCCGGAAAATCCTATGCGGCCTGCCGTACTGCCGCCCGCGAAATACCGGCCCGTCATTCCCTCGGGCTGGCCCATGCGTCATATAAACGCGACTACCTCTGCCAAACCAATCTGGCGATGCGCATCGAACGGGGCCTGGCCGCAACGGGCTATTACCATCGAACCGGCGATTTCGCGCGCAGGGATCACTGTATGAATCATCTGCGGCTGGATGTAACACAGGCCTCGCAGGAAGGGCTCAGCACCCCCTCGGCAGCCGTACTCGAAACCATGGCGCTTTTCAACATCGGTAAAACCGACTTTATCCGAACCCTGGAACAACACCCCGACCTGAAAATCACCCCGCGCCTGGCCTGGTTCATGTATAAAAACGGCGAACCCCGAAAAGCAGCCGCCTATCTGGAACACTGCCCCGCAGATGACATTCTGGCCAACTGGCTGCGCTACCGCCTCGCCCAGCGCAGCGGCCGGACCGACGAGGCCATTGAGAAACTCCGGCAGTGGCTGAACGGGCTTCAACACAGCCGGCGCATTATCTATCGCTTCGATTATACAGGAACCGTTTCCCCCGCATCAGCCCTGCACGGCAGTCTGGGCACCCTGTATGCCGACCGGGGTCAGATGCTCGACGCCCTCGAATCTTTCGTTGCGGCGGGAGCCTATCCGGATGCCGCACTGATCGCCGAACGCTATGTGGAAACCGACGACCTCCAACGCTATGTGGATGCTTTTCAATCCCGGACATCGAAGGGGCCGGCCAACCGGGTCGACGACTGGCCGCAGACGGAAACCCCGCGCAATTCCATTGAGCTTCGGCTCTCCTATCTGCTGGCCCGTCGCCTGTTCCGCGAAGGGCGCCCTCAAGAAGCGCTGCCCTATTACCCCACGGAAATCGGCTATATACTGCAGACTTATCTGCATGCTCTGAAAGAAAGCCGCTCGTTCTGGAACAGCTGGAACACCCGTGCGGCGCACCTCTACCATGCGGCGCGTATCATGCGGTGGAAAGGCATGGAACTCTGCGGCACCGAACTCTATCCCGACTACACCATCGTTGAGGGCTTTTTCCCCTCCATAGGAATTGAGCACGAATCCGCCGTCGCACCGGAAAATATGCGGCCCCTTTATGACAAAACCGCACCGATTCCAAACCAGCGTTTTCACTATCGCCAAATCGCGGCGGAACAGGCGGGCGATGCCGCCGTCCTCGCCTGGAACCGGCACCAGAAGGCCATGATGCTCTGGAGCGCGGGCACATGGATCAAAGACCGGCATCCCGATGCTGCCGATGTATATTACAAAAAACTCGCCCGGCTGCATTTCCAGTCTCTGGCAAAAACAGCCGATGCAATACGCTGGTTTCCGGAGGGCTCGGACGCCATGCAGCAAATCCACCATTCAGAACAGTATATCCGCCCGAGGAAACTCTCCGATGCCGCAAAGGCCTATGCCGCATATTGACCGCTATATCTCGGTTTCCGACTGAATCCAGTTCAGAAAAGCGGGATTTCCGTCAGTAACGGGCAGGCAGACAATACAGGGCGTTTCATACGAATGAATTTCGCGAATCCGGGAAATAAGTTCGTTTTTACGATCACCCGATGTTTTGAGAATGAGTGCAACTTCATCATCTTCACAGAGCTCGCCCTTCCATTGATAGACGGACTGAATGCCACCGAGAATGTTGGCGCAGGCCGCCAGTCGCTCCTGCACCGCCATACGGGCAATCCGCTTTGCCTCGGCGGTATCCGCCGCCGTGACATACACCATAAGAGCCGGAATATCGCCATTCATTTTAAAGGTTCGCACTATCCAGAGCGACATTTGAGCCCGACACTTTTTCCATCCGACCGTTCCGCCAAAAACCTTCAACCCCCAGAAACAGTTCGTCCGATTCCTTCACGCCCCACTCACCGGGCGGATACGCAAACGGTTTAAGCAGCTCCAGATTATCGAGAATCGGCTGAACCACGCGCCACTCCGCAGCCACTTCGTCGGACCGGGTGAACAGCGTGGAGTCGCCGTGCAGCGTATCCAGCAGCAGACGTTCATAAGCTTCAGGCAGCGACTGATTCCATTTTCCGGAATAGGAGAAATCCATATCGACATCCTCCACCACAAATCGCATACCGGGACGCTTGGTGCCGACTTTGAGGAAAATGCCTTCATCGGGCTGAATGCGGAAAATCAGGGTATTGGGTTTTATGCGCGTAATATCGCAAACATCGTCTTCGCATTCCACCTGCTGGAAAAGCTGGAGCGGTGGAACTTTGAACTGCACCGCAATCTCCGTGGTTTTTCTGGCCATGCGTTTTCCGGTTCGCAGCAGAATCGGAACCCCGGCCCAGCGCCAGTTATTGATACTCAGCCGCAGGGCCGCGAATGAATCCGTGTCCGACTGCGGATCAATCCGATCCTCCTGCAGATACCCCTTAATTTTATTTCCGTCCGAATCTACCCCCTCCGCATACTGCCCGCGGCAGACGGCATCGGTGATATCCTCCCGAATATCCAGTTTGGTGGCATTCAGCAGCTTCACCTTCTCGTTCCGGATCGACTCTGCAGAAAGATCGCCCGGCGCTTCCATGGTCACCAGGCAGAGCAGCTGCAGCAGATGATTGGTCACCATATCGCGCAGCGCACCGTATTCATCGTAATAGCCGCCGCGCCCTTTTTCCATACCGACCGTCTCCGAAGCCGTGATCTGGATATGGTCAACATACGAACGGTTGAACACCGGCTCGAAGATGGCATTGGCAAACCGAAACGACAGAATATTCTGCACTGTTTCTTTCCCGAGATAGTGATCGATACGGTAAATCTGCGTTTCATCCAGATGTTCCAGCAGCTCTTTATTCAGCGCAATCGCCGATTCGAGATCCTTTCCAAACGGTTTTTCAATCACCACGCGGGTCCAATGCTCCTCTTCGGGATCGCGGATCATGCCGGCTTTCTGCAGGTTATGTACGGTGGTATGAAACAGATCCGGAATAATCGAGAGGTAGAACAGATGATTTTCAGGATAGGCCGCCCCGGCCAGCCGATCCTTCAGCGCCGCATACGAATCCGGACTGGAGAGATCCCCTTTGTGATAATACAGGTGCTCTACAAAACGGCGTATCGTTTCTTCCGCGGCCGGGAGCCGGGTGAAATTGCGTATGGAATCCTCCATCATATCGCGAAAGATCTCATCGTCATAGTCCCGCCGCGCAAAACCGACAATTCTAAACGGCTCCGGCAGCAGATCCTGCATATAGGCCACAAAGAGTGCTGGAATTAATTTTCGATGGGTCAGATCGCCGGACGCCCCGAAAATTACAATGGTCGCCGGATCATGTGCACGGATCTGTTCGCTGAATCCTGAAAAAAGCATGGGATTGAACTCCTGTTAAAGAAAGAAAGACTACACGTCCGACCGGTGCTTTTCAACGCTTGCGATAAGGCCGTTTGATCCGCTACGTTCTGTGCACTGTTATTATGAAAATTCTCGCCCGACACTTATTCATGAACCTGTTCCAGCCGCTGATCTATCTGCTGATTGCATTTGCGTTGCTCTTCATCATCGGCGATCTCATGGACACCATGAAGGATTTCAATAAAATCCTGACCACCACCGGGGAAGGCGGAGCCGGGTTCTGGGACGTCAGCAGAATCATGCTCCATTACTACAGCCTTCAGCTGCCCTCGATGGTCATTTTCATTGTTCCGATCTGCCTGCTGCTGGCCACCCTATACAGCCTTTCACAAATGACCCGCCACAGCGAAATTGTGGCCATGCGCGCCAGCGGGGTCAGTATCTACCGCATTGTCCGCCCCTACCTGCTGATGGGATTCTTCTGCTTTCTGTTCACCGCTGTGGTCAATGAATATACCGGCCCCCGCTATGCCTACCGCGCACACCAGTTACTGGAAAGTAAAACCAAAGCCAGCGACGACATATACTTTGAAAATATTGCCTACAAAAATCCGACGCTCGGCCACGAATGGCATATCGTCGGGTTCGACACCCGCTCCTACACCATGAAGGGCATCACCCTGCGAATCCGGCGCAAAGATGGGTCCGACCGCGAAAAAATCACCGCCCGTAAAGGCCACTGGCTCGACCGCCGCTGGTGGTTCGAAGACGGCGAAATACAGCGTTTCGATGAAAATAACACCCGGCTCGGGCGGCCCGAAACCTTCCAGACCCTGGAAATGCGCTACCTTAAAGAACGACCCGAAGAATTCATGCGCGAGGCCAAAGATCCTGCCCACCAGTCATCGCTCGAGCTCTATGAATACATCAAAACCCATCGGCATCTCTCGTTGCGGGAAATCCGGAGCGACCTCGTCGATCTGCACCACAAACTGACCATGCCCTTCATCTGCATCATTGCCGTACTCATCGGCATTCCCGTCGGGGCCCACACCGGACGCAAAGGCGCGCTTTCCGGCATTATGATGGCCATCGGCCTCTTTTTCGCCTTTTATGCCACCCAGTTCACCATGGAATACCTCGCCAAACAGCTGTATATCAAACCCTGGGTCGGCGCCTGGTCCGCCATCATCGCCTTCTTTTTCATCGGAAGCGCCCTGATTTACCGGATGCGGTAGTTATGAACCTGAACATCAGAACAGCCACACCTGCAGACTTTGATGCCATCTGGCCCGTTTTCCACACCATCGCCGCAGCCGGCGAAACCTATGCCTATCCCCGGGACATCGACCGGGACACTGCATACAGACTCTGGATGGAACGGCCGCGTCAAACCTGGGTCGCTGAAGAAAACGGAACCCTCCTCGGCACCTACTACCTGAAAACCAACCAGCCCGGCCCCGGCGCACACATCTGCAACTGCGGATATATGACTTCACCCGACGCACGCGGCAAAGGGGTTGCCACCGCCATGTGCCGGCACTCAAAAAAAACAGCACTGGAATTCGGCTACAAAGCCATGCAGTTTAATTTCGTTGCCTCCACCAACAAAGGGGCCGTACGCCTCTGGCAAAAACTCGGCTTCGAAATCGTCGGCCGCCTGCCCCGCGCCTTCAATCACCCCGCTCACGGTTATGTGGACGCCCTGGTCATGTTCCAGTGGCTGGAAAACACCCATGAATGAGGATTCCGATTTCAACCCGCCCGGCATCGGTCCACCGAAAACCACGCAACGAAATGCATTTACAACCATAAAGCGATCATATTTATTCCAACTCCATTCACTTCATACAAAATTGAGGATTTTCAAATGAACTACAACAAGATCGAAACTCCGGACCGCGGCGAAAAAATCAGCCTGGGAGCGGACGGCCACCTTTCTGTTCCGGCCAACCCCATCATTCCTTTTATTGAAGGCGACGGCGTCGGACCGGAAATCACCGCCGCCATGATCAAAGTCATCGATACCGCGGTTGAAAAAACCTACAGCAACGAGCGCAAAATCGAATGGATGGAAGTTTTTGCCGGCGAAAAAGCCAATGCAATCTACGGCGAAGACACCTGGCTTCCCGACGAAACGCTGGCGGCAATCAATGAATTCCGCGTCGCCATCAAAGGCCCGCTCACCACCCCGGTCGGCGGCGGCCGCCGCAGCCTGAATGTAGCCCTGCGTCAGGAACTGGATCTTTATGTCTGCCAGCGCCCGGTCACCTGGTTCCACGGCGTTCCCTCCCCGATATACGCCCCCGACAAAGTCGATATGGTCGTTTTTCGCGAAAATTCAGAAGACATCTATGCCGGCATTGAATGGCAGGAAGGCACCGACGACGTTAAAAAAGTCATCGATTTCCTGCAGACCGAAATGGGCGTGAAAAACATTCGTTTTCCGGAATCCTCCGGCATCGGCGTCAAACCGGTCTCACGCGACGGCTCCACCCGTTTGATCAAAGCCGCCATCGACTACGCCATCGACAACAACCGCAAATCCGTGACGATTGTCCACAAGGGCAACATCATGAAATTTACCGAAGGCGCTTTCCTCAAATGGGGCTACGAGCTTGCCGAAAAAGAATACGGCGCGGAGTTTGATAAAAAAACCAACGTCTACAAACTGAAGAATCCGGATACCGGTTTTGAAATC contains:
- a CDS encoding DUF1826 domain-containing protein encodes the protein MTPSIPAAEPRKNGSTLLFEIREPDTPLVMWERDIPGDVVKQIQTWLSTGDCCVEEEIHVDQMDVRGLLAARLAENGWSENSKTGNWLIDDLTDLVYRFSEVADTCSLLFRLESLRDSACCKFHTDYLTLRMLCTYFGPGTEWAPEEAVCHEEIGCTADSTAAANRRIIPNPETIQRTASGTVLLFKGNRYPGTEGRGLVHRSAPVSAPHHTRLLLRIDPVQAGL
- the truA gene encoding tRNA pseudouridine(38-40) synthase TruA yields the protein MKVKLNVSIVHEEEKNLPIASNDWKLCGLMSTRYKITVSYDGTNYSGWQVQPDHRTVQGELERLLAGMTEQKHVRVESSGRTDAGVHARAQVAHFVLPKKVDTRYFMRGINAQLDRDIRVTSFKVVPDDFHARFGAVGKEYRYFIYNGQIVPPTKRLYRLQEARPLDVERMRTAAALLVGDHDFAPFSVNPKRELHGTVRTIHSFSVRKQGADITLAVRGSGFLYKMVRSLAGILIDVGIGRREPEIINEILAHGKRTAVVRTAQPQGLFLWNVFY
- a CDS encoding DUF3142 domain-containing protein; this translates as MKPILLPLAILALTSAAAAKDAFYIWQQHWNSNVVHAVTRESPTTFYPIVTEIPAAGQSPLIPVPWAQLKQTGHTFIPVIRVPLSAFNRSDLDTELLRLCTELSDFHELQFDLDCPESRLSEYADLLKKIRSHLTGTALSVTALPAHLGNRDFERVALNCDYYVLQVHGLDVPDHIHRQAELMNFATAEQAVRRAEKLGHPYAIALPCYAYELNFDPDTGRFLHLTAEGPAGKRSTIKRRIAARPRDLIRLIQQFPSLQHARNLIWFRLPVPGDRLCLPRPALTEIQHGSIPQNKLTCTCIPISATTFEIGLLNGNVIHAHEAELTLTWNNPRGMYDLYRTVTSPEKQAGQLPATLQVPVPAPGSQIKVGWFSAEQFPLIEVHLK
- the cutA gene encoding divalent-cation tolerance protein CutA, translated to MRTFKMNGDIPALMVYVTAADTAEAKRIARMAVQERLAACANILGGIQSVYQWKGELCEDDEVALILKTSGDRKNELISRIREIHSYETPCIVCLPVTDGNPAFLNWIQSETEI
- the zwf gene encoding glucose-6-phosphate dehydrogenase — encoded protein: MLFSGFSEQIRAHDPATIVIFGASGDLTHRKLIPALFVAYMQDLLPEPFRIVGFARRDYDDEIFRDMMEDSIRNFTRLPAAEETIRRFVEHLYYHKGDLSSPDSYAALKDRLAGAAYPENHLFYLSIIPDLFHTTVHNLQKAGMIRDPEEEHWTRVVIEKPFGKDLESAIALNKELLEHLDETQIYRIDHYLGKETVQNILSFRFANAIFEPVFNRSYVDHIQITASETVGMEKGRGGYYDEYGALRDMVTNHLLQLLCLVTMEAPGDLSAESIRNEKVKLLNATKLDIREDITDAVCRGQYAEGVDSDGNKIKGYLQEDRIDPQSDTDSFAALRLSINNWRWAGVPILLRTGKRMARKTTEIAVQFKVPPLQLFQQVECEDDVCDITRIKPNTLIFRIQPDEGIFLKVGTKRPGMRFVVEDVDMDFSYSGKWNQSLPEAYERLLLDTLHGDSTLFTRSDEVAAEWRVVQPILDNLELLKPFAYPPGEWGVKESDELFLGVEGFWRNGRMEKVSGSNVALDSANL
- a CDS encoding LptF/LptG family permease; its protein translation is MKILARHLFMNLFQPLIYLLIAFALLFIIGDLMDTMKDFNKILTTTGEGGAGFWDVSRIMLHYYSLQLPSMVIFIVPICLLLATLYSLSQMTRHSEIVAMRASGVSIYRIVRPYLLMGFFCFLFTAVVNEYTGPRYAYRAHQLLESKTKASDDIYFENIAYKNPTLGHEWHIVGFDTRSYTMKGITLRIRRKDGSDREKITARKGHWLDRRWWFEDGEIQRFDENNTRLGRPETFQTLEMRYLKERPEEFMREAKDPAHQSSLELYEYIKTHRHLSLREIRSDLVDLHHKLTMPFICIIAVLIGIPVGAHTGRKGALSGIMMAIGLFFAFYATQFTMEYLAKQLYIKPWVGAWSAIIAFFFIGSALIYRMR
- a CDS encoding GNAT family N-acetyltransferase; its protein translation is MNIRTATPADFDAIWPVFHTIAAAGETYAYPRDIDRDTAYRLWMERPRQTWVAEENGTLLGTYYLKTNQPGPGAHICNCGYMTSPDARGKGVATAMCRHSKKTALEFGYKAMQFNFVASTNKGAVRLWQKLGFEIVGRLPRAFNHPAHGYVDALVMFQWLENTHE
- the icd gene encoding NADP-dependent isocitrate dehydrogenase, with translation MNYNKIETPDRGEKISLGADGHLSVPANPIIPFIEGDGVGPEITAAMIKVIDTAVEKTYSNERKIEWMEVFAGEKANAIYGEDTWLPDETLAAINEFRVAIKGPLTTPVGGGRRSLNVALRQELDLYVCQRPVTWFHGVPSPIYAPDKVDMVVFRENSEDIYAGIEWQEGTDDVKKVIDFLQTEMGVKNIRFPESSGIGVKPVSRDGSTRLIKAAIDYAIDNNRKSVTIVHKGNIMKFTEGAFLKWGYELAEKEYGAEFDKKTNVYKLKNPDTGFEIEIKDCICDAFLQNILLKPQDYDVIATLNLNGDYCSDALAACVGGIGISPGANINYLEGKAVFEATHGTAPDIAGKDMVNPCSLILSAEMMLRYMGWTEAADLVLEGVDGAIRRKTVTGDFARMMHDAKWLTCSEFATAVIVNMW